The DNA window AGGCGGAGGCGGGAGGGTCACGCGTGGCGCTCCCCCTTTCAGTCCCGCGATCACGTCGGCCAGCGGCACGAGCTTCCGCAGGTGGATCCACTTGAGCAGCGCCATCTCGAGGTGGTAGCGCGGCTGCGCCGCCCCGCGGATCTCGAACTCGGCGCGCGCGAGCACGTCGAAGGCGCGCATCAGGTCCTCGTAGGAGAATTTCGTCGCGAGATCCTGCAGCCGCGCGCGCTCGCTCTCCTGCGCAATCTCCGGGTCGGCCGCGCGGTTCGGGTCGATCGAGACGACGAGCAGGTCGCGCACCGCGCGCGCCAGCTCGCGGCAGACCTGCCGCAGGTCGTAGCCGGACTCGACGGCGCGTCCCGCCAGCTCGAAGACCGCCGGCCCGTTCTCCGACGCCACGGCGTCCACGATGTCGAGCACCAGGTCGCGGCGCACCAGGCCGAGCACCGCGGTCACGCTTTCGGCGTCCACCGCGCTGCCGGCAAAGCCGACCACCTGGTCGAGCGCGCTCAGCGCGTCGCGCACGCTGCCGTCGGCCGCCCGCGCGATCAGCATGAGCGCCGCCTCGTCCACCTGCAGCGATTCGGCCGCCGCGATCTGCCGGAGCTGGTCGGCGATCAGCTTCAGGCCCACCGACTTCAGCTCGAACACCTGGGACCGCGACTGGATGGTCGCCGGCACCTTGTCGATCTCGGTGGTCGCCATCATGAAGATGACGTGCGGCGGCGGCTCCTCGACCGACTTGAGCAGCGCGTCGAACGCCTGCACCGAGAGCCGGTGCACCTCGTCGATGACGAACACCTTGTAGCGGTTGCGCACGGGCGCGAAGCCGAGGCCTGAGATGATGGTCTCCCGGACCTTGTCCACCTGCGTGTGGGTGGCGG is part of the Acidobacteriota bacterium genome and encodes:
- the dnaX gene encoding DNA polymerase III subunit gamma/tau encodes the protein MSYQVFARKWRPRRFDDVVGQPGVTRTLRNAIESGRIAHSYVFAGPRGVGKTTTARILARALNCVKGPTPDPCGECDPCLDIAEGRDLDVLEIDAATHTQVDKVRETIISGLGFAPVRNRYKVFVIDEVHRLSVQAFDALLKSVEEPPPHVIFMMATTEIDKVPATIQSRSQVFELKSVGLKLIADQLRQIAAAESLQVDEAALMLIARAADGSVRDALSALDQVVGFAGSAVDAESVTAVLGLVRRDLVLDIVDAVASENGPAVFELAGRAVESGYDLRQVCRELARAVRDLLVVSIDPNRAADPEIAQESERARLQDLATKFSYEDLMRAFDVLARAEFEIRGAAQPRYHLEMALLKWIHLRKLVPLADVIAGLKGGAPRVTLPPPP